A region from the Brachyspira hampsonii genome encodes:
- a CDS encoding ExbD/TolR family protein, whose product MKFRRRFNIKSGIDLTPMIDIVFNLLIFFMVGSTIIVTPQIEISLPKSTSAVGSEKNDTVVISISKDGQKYINGYLSEDIDADLKELADTEGELEKPVEIRSDQDVKTQTLISVIDSVKNAGFTRLSIATEEQNQN is encoded by the coding sequence ATGAAATTTAGAAGAAGATTTAATATAAAAAGCGGAATAGATTTAACCCCTATGATAGATATAGTATTTAATCTGCTTATATTTTTTATGGTGGGTTCAACAATTATAGTTACGCCGCAAATAGAAATAAGCCTACCTAAATCCACATCTGCAGTAGGTTCAGAAAAAAATGACACTGTAGTGATAAGCATATCAAAAGACGGACAGAAATATATAAACGGATATTTATCCGAAGATATTGATGCAGATCTGAAAGAATTGGCAGACACAGAAGGAGAATTAGAAAAACCTGTTGAAATACGCTCAGACCAAGATGTAAAAACTCAAACTTTAATATCTGTTATAGACAGCGTAAAAAATGCAGGGTTTACAAGACTGAGCATAGCAACTGAAGAACA